One region of Cloacibacillus sp. An23 genomic DNA includes:
- a CDS encoding saccharopine dehydrogenase C-terminal domain-containing protein, giving the protein MSKEKKILAFGAGKISKPCVQYLLRRGYKVMVVDQFEQNVLRTAGGHPNAVPVVGNAVAEPEKYIREFAPDVVVCMLPTAFMAQTAKKCLDEGVSMIGASYAKEPVRALDAEAKAKGLRILCEMGVDPGIDHMSAVHKIKEIQAAGGEIESFVSVCGALPDLSANNNPIGYKLSWAPESLVGASLRDARIMTDGAVREMNGGTTYQNPSFMEIKGLGWFETYCNADSIPYLEAYGIDGATTIERGTLRYPGWCEMVTHMQKLHIFDEEPRDFGGYTYAALTKELCGMAGDGRGAKACAAEFLGVEPYSTSIMKLEWLGLFDEKPVMPANGSLRDMITAIYGQKLVFEPGEKDIVVMQHQYVVREKCGARKRVTSTMVDRGVVSEESAIARTTGLPMGIGAHLAASGAVKGTGVLIPTTEDIYVPALEELGREGISFAEHEEEA; this is encoded by the coding sequence ATGAGCAAAGAAAAGAAAATTCTCGCTTTTGGCGCCGGTAAAATATCCAAGCCCTGCGTGCAGTATCTTCTGAGGCGCGGTTACAAGGTGATGGTGGTCGATCAGTTCGAGCAGAACGTGCTGCGCACCGCGGGCGGACACCCGAACGCCGTCCCGGTGGTCGGCAACGCGGTCGCCGAGCCGGAGAAGTATATACGCGAGTTCGCGCCCGACGTCGTAGTCTGTATGCTTCCGACCGCGTTCATGGCGCAGACGGCGAAAAAGTGCCTCGACGAAGGCGTTTCGATGATAGGCGCATCCTACGCTAAAGAGCCGGTGCGCGCGCTCGACGCCGAAGCCAAGGCGAAGGGGCTCCGCATACTGTGCGAGATGGGCGTAGACCCCGGAATAGACCATATGTCGGCGGTGCATAAAATCAAGGAGATACAGGCTGCGGGGGGAGAAATCGAGAGCTTCGTCTCGGTCTGCGGCGCGCTGCCAGACCTTTCCGCGAACAACAACCCGATAGGCTACAAGCTCTCATGGGCCCCGGAGAGCCTCGTCGGCGCGAGCCTGCGCGACGCCAGGATAATGACGGACGGAGCGGTGCGCGAGATGAACGGCGGCACGACGTATCAGAATCCGTCGTTTATGGAGATAAAGGGGCTGGGGTGGTTCGAAACCTACTGCAACGCCGATTCCATTCCTTACCTTGAGGCCTACGGCATCGACGGCGCGACCACGATTGAGCGCGGGACGCTGCGCTATCCGGGCTGGTGCGAAATGGTGACGCACATGCAGAAGCTTCACATCTTCGACGAAGAGCCGCGCGATTTCGGCGGGTACACCTACGCCGCGCTGACGAAAGAGCTGTGCGGCATGGCGGGAGACGGGCGCGGCGCGAAAGCGTGCGCGGCTGAGTTCCTCGGCGTCGAACCCTATTCGACCTCCATAATGAAGCTTGAATGGCTCGGACTGTTCGACGAAAAGCCGGTCATGCCCGCGAATGGGAGCCTGCGCGACATGATAACGGCGATTTACGGGCAGAAGCTCGTTTTCGAGCCGGGCGAAAAGGATATAGTCGTCATGCAGCATCAGTACGTCGTCCGCGAAAAGTGCGGCGCGCGCAAGCGCGTAACGTCTACGATGGTCGACCGCGGGGTCGTTTCGGAGGAGAGCGCGATAGCGCGCACGACGGGGCTGCCTATGGGAATAGGCGCGCACCTGGCCGCTTCCGGAGCAGTAAAGGGAACCGGCGTCCTCATCCCGACGACGGAGGATATATACGTTCCTGCGCTCGAAGAGCTCGGCAGGGAAGGTATATCCTTCGCCGAGCACGAAGAGGAAGCCTAG
- a CDS encoding Na+/H+ antiporter NhaC family protein produces the protein MEGYFGILSVLPPVVAVLVAWKFKNVLVALFLGAYVGALILTGWNPFAALVMLVKDFILVQAADSYNSNLLVMMVFVGGFVGVVTYSGGAKAFAELAANKIGGRTGAQIGTWLAGILIFFSDSCSPLLVGSIFRPICDRMKVSREKLAWMLDTTASPVCILIPFIGWGIYIQGLIRNEFDALGNHASEWTTFIEVIPYQFYALGALLLVPLVAVMGFEFSAMHRAEKRTVDTGMPYWPEAKVMGSVDADDITHGKARFIVVPLILMFTVFLAILIPTGFPVKPAPGALLRTALCSGYFVASIACIALMVHAKVKTTSEAYEMYMRGVKEIVFILLILVLAWSIGSVCKKVGTAQYIVMMAQGNVPGWIVPALLFVTGAIISFSTGSSWGAFAILIPLAIPMAYGLEAPLLPCIGAVLSGGLFGDHCSPISDTTILSSMGAGCDHLDHVKTQLPYALTVAAASLVGYIVAGFFPTPAVLAVSLAAVFILTVVFSKLWGQRIR, from the coding sequence GTGGAAGGTTATTTCGGTATTTTATCTGTTCTGCCGCCGGTCGTCGCGGTTCTTGTGGCGTGGAAGTTCAAGAATGTTCTGGTCGCTCTTTTTCTCGGCGCGTATGTCGGCGCTCTCATATTGACCGGATGGAACCCGTTCGCCGCGCTCGTTATGCTCGTAAAGGACTTTATTTTAGTCCAGGCTGCGGACTCGTATAATTCCAATCTGCTCGTCATGATGGTGTTCGTCGGAGGCTTCGTCGGGGTGGTCACATATTCAGGCGGCGCGAAGGCGTTCGCCGAACTCGCGGCGAATAAGATAGGCGGACGCACCGGCGCGCAGATAGGCACGTGGCTCGCGGGGATACTTATTTTCTTCTCCGACTCGTGCAGCCCGCTGCTCGTCGGCTCCATCTTCCGCCCGATATGCGACCGCATGAAGGTCAGCCGCGAGAAGCTCGCGTGGATGCTCGACACCACCGCTTCGCCCGTCTGCATACTCATCCCGTTCATCGGGTGGGGCATATATATCCAGGGACTTATTCGCAACGAGTTCGACGCGCTCGGCAACCACGCTTCGGAGTGGACGACCTTCATCGAGGTCATCCCTTATCAGTTCTACGCTCTCGGCGCGCTGCTGCTCGTTCCGCTGGTCGCCGTGATGGGATTTGAATTTTCCGCGATGCACAGGGCGGAGAAGAGGACCGTCGATACCGGTATGCCTTACTGGCCGGAAGCGAAGGTCATGGGCAGCGTGGACGCCGACGACATTACGCACGGCAAGGCGCGCTTCATCGTCGTCCCGCTTATACTTATGTTCACAGTGTTCCTCGCCATTCTCATTCCGACCGGCTTCCCTGTGAAGCCCGCGCCTGGGGCCCTGCTCCGCACCGCGCTCTGCTCGGGGTATTTCGTCGCTTCGATAGCCTGTATAGCCCTCATGGTCCACGCGAAGGTCAAGACGACCTCGGAGGCGTATGAGATGTATATGCGCGGCGTGAAAGAAATTGTGTTCATTCTTCTCATTCTCGTGCTCGCCTGGTCGATAGGCTCAGTGTGCAAGAAGGTCGGCACCGCGCAGTACATAGTAATGATGGCGCAGGGCAACGTGCCCGGATGGATAGTCCCCGCCCTGCTCTTCGTCACCGGCGCGATAATCAGTTTTTCGACCGGCTCTTCGTGGGGCGCGTTCGCGATCCTTATCCCGCTCGCCATCCCTATGGCCTACGGCCTCGAAGCGCCGCTGCTGCCCTGCATAGGCGCCGTGCTTTCGGGCGGGCTGTTCGGCGACCACTGCTCGCCGATTTCCGACACGACGATACTTTCGTCGATGGGCGCGGGCTGCGACCATCTCGACCACGTCAAGACGCAGCTCCCTTACGCTCTGACCGTCGCGGCAGCCAGCCTCGTCGGATATATCGTAGCGGGATTTTTCCCGACTCCCGCGGTGCTCGCCGTGTCTCTGGCGGCGGTGTTCATCCTCACAGTCGTCTTTTCAAAGCTCTGGGGACAGAGAATCAGATAG
- a CDS encoding LrgB family protein, with the protein MDGIISGSLFFGLALTFGAYLIGSALHKKVKTPLLNPLITTNVLVIAFLAVSGVSYDTYNLGAKYIGDLLTPATVCLAIPLYRQLHLLKRNARAICCGIAAGVAANVLSIFAVSALAGFEHHVYTTLLPKSITAAIGMKLSEEMGGVAALTMLATVITGAFGYLTAAPLLRLLRVTDPVAKGIAIGTSSHAFGTLKAFEMGEAEGAMSSLAIAAAGLVTVAAVPLAALLL; encoded by the coding sequence ATGGACGGAATAATCTCCGGCTCGCTCTTCTTCGGCCTCGCGCTCACCTTCGGCGCGTACCTCATAGGCTCCGCCCTGCACAAAAAAGTGAAGACGCCGCTGCTGAACCCGCTCATCACGACCAACGTCCTCGTGATAGCCTTCCTCGCGGTCTCCGGCGTCTCCTACGACACATACAACCTTGGAGCTAAATACATCGGCGACCTGCTCACCCCCGCTACCGTCTGCCTCGCGATACCGCTCTATCGCCAGCTCCACCTGCTGAAGCGCAACGCGCGCGCGATATGCTGCGGCATTGCGGCGGGCGTCGCAGCCAACGTGCTGAGCATATTCGCCGTCTCCGCCCTCGCAGGCTTCGAGCACCATGTCTACACTACGCTTCTGCCGAAATCCATCACGGCGGCGATAGGCATGAAACTCAGCGAGGAAATGGGCGGCGTCGCGGCGCTCACGATGCTTGCGACCGTAATAACAGGGGCCTTCGGATACCTCACCGCGGCTCCGCTGCTGCGCCTGCTGCGCGTTACAGACCCGGTGGCGAAAGGCATAGCGATAGGCACCAGCTCACACGCCTTCGGCACGCTCAAGGCGTTCGAGATGGGCGAGGCGGAGGGAGCCATGAGCAGCCTCGCGATAGCGGCGGCCGGCCTCGTCACCGTGGCGGCGGTCCCGCTCGCGGCCCTGCTGCTGTAG
- a CDS encoding CidA/LrgA family protein — translation MKYLKQVFIIFFISFLGELCNLCVPLPIPAGVYGLLLMLVALCAGIVKLPDVEDAGRFLIEMMPLMFIPGSAGVIEHYKEVMRVLWPFVIAVLLSTVVVMAVTGLVTQHVIRRKSGRWTE, via the coding sequence ATGAAATATTTGAAACAGGTCTTTATCATATTCTTCATAAGCTTCCTCGGGGAGCTCTGCAACCTCTGCGTGCCGCTCCCGATCCCCGCCGGCGTCTACGGCCTCCTGCTGATGCTCGTGGCGCTCTGCGCCGGCATAGTGAAACTTCCTGACGTAGAAGACGCCGGGCGCTTCCTGATAGAAATGATGCCGCTGATGTTCATTCCGGGCTCCGCGGGAGTCATCGAGCACTACAAAGAGGTCATGCGCGTCCTCTGGCCGTTCGTCATCGCGGTGCTGCTCTCGACCGTCGTCGTGATGGCGGTCACGGGCCTCGTCACCCAGCACGTGATAAGGAGGAAAAGCGGCAGATGGACGGAATAA
- a CDS encoding RsmE family RNA methyltransferase, which produces MSLPRLRLERCSFDNGIWTIDAEEAHHLVRVRHCYTGSLVEGLLNGEKITLRLHCGGGAVTARELSRETEAAFEPRMELVLGLLKNDQLDEALRFCAETGVFRIHLAVCERSVPRYEGARLADKMKRWRKILDEATKQAGAAAPPLLCEPVPLSAMDFAAMPAQRLAAMLSDGTLPLRDAAIESALALAVGPEGDWAPEEAELLLAEGFAPVSLGARIMRASTAVAAFCSGAAMLYKK; this is translated from the coding sequence GTGTCGCTGCCAAGGCTGAGGCTTGAGCGCTGTTCCTTCGATAACGGCATCTGGACGATAGACGCGGAGGAGGCGCACCACCTCGTCCGCGTCCGTCACTGCTACACCGGCTCGCTGGTCGAAGGGCTGCTGAACGGAGAGAAGATAACTCTGCGGCTTCATTGCGGCGGCGGCGCGGTCACGGCGCGCGAGCTTTCGCGCGAGACGGAGGCGGCCTTCGAGCCGCGCATGGAGCTCGTGCTGGGGCTGCTCAAAAACGACCAGCTCGACGAGGCGCTGCGCTTCTGCGCCGAGACCGGGGTATTCCGCATACACCTCGCAGTCTGCGAAAGAAGCGTCCCGCGCTACGAGGGCGCGCGCCTCGCCGATAAGATGAAGCGCTGGCGCAAAATCCTCGACGAAGCGACGAAACAGGCCGGGGCCGCCGCGCCGCCGCTGCTGTGCGAGCCTGTGCCCCTCTCCGCGATGGATTTCGCAGCGATGCCGGCGCAGCGCCTGGCCGCGATGCTTTCCGACGGAACCCTGCCGCTGCGCGATGCTGCTATAGAAAGCGCGCTCGCGCTCGCCGTAGGCCCCGAGGGCGACTGGGCTCCGGAAGAGGCGGAGTTGCTGCTCGCCGAGGGCTTCGCCCCCGTTTCGCTCGGCGCCAGGATAATGCGCGCGAGCACCGCCGTCGCCGCCTTCTGCTCAGGCGCGGCGATGCTGTACAAAAAATAA